In Thalassotalea sp. Sam97, a single window of DNA contains:
- the lolA gene encoding outer membrane lipoprotein chaperone LolA: MLKKFKNTVITTAVSAMLLCSASTVASQVSDIKHELQQKLASVAGFKAEFNQDVIDADGNLIQQSNGHLAVKRPNFLHWQTLAPDETLVISDGQTLWFYNPFVEQVSAYAINNAVANTPILLLTGLNEQAWDDYRVEKQLDDRYLIVSKDENAQVISLQLTFANGLISTFTVTDATGQLSQFRLTDMVTTPQPSPSLFMFELPEGVDLDDQR; this comes from the coding sequence ATGTTAAAAAAATTCAAAAATACCGTCATCACAACCGCCGTCAGTGCAATGTTGTTGTGCAGTGCCAGTACAGTGGCGTCACAAGTTAGCGATATTAAACACGAGTTACAGCAAAAATTAGCGAGCGTGGCTGGCTTTAAAGCTGAATTTAATCAAGATGTGATTGATGCAGACGGTAACCTAATTCAACAGTCTAATGGTCACTTAGCTGTTAAACGACCAAACTTTTTGCATTGGCAAACGTTAGCACCGGATGAAACCTTGGTGATCAGTGATGGCCAAACACTGTGGTTTTATAACCCATTCGTTGAGCAGGTATCGGCGTATGCCATTAATAACGCGGTCGCGAACACCCCCATTTTGCTGTTAACCGGTCTTAATGAGCAGGCATGGGATGACTACCGAGTTGAAAAGCAACTAGACGATCGTTATCTTATCGTTTCTAAAGATGAGAATGCACAAGTTATCTCGTTGCAATTAACCTTTGCTAATGGACTTATTTCCACCTTTACTGTGACTGACGCGACAGGGCAATTAAGCCAGTTTCGTTTAACAGATATGGTGACCACACCACAGCCGAGCCCGAGCCTATTTATGTTTGAGTTGCCTGAAGGTGTCGACTTAGACGATCAACGCTAA
- a CDS encoding DNA translocase FtsK yields MGQTLSAKESSKLSGSQRLLEAGLIFTTVFSLYLIVALFSFDPSDPGWSQTAYHATVQNKGGTIGAYLSDILLFTFGAIAYVLPFALAVGGWLLFQRIHVLLKVDFFTLALKLLGVIMLLVAMTASFAMNVDDFHGFSSGGLVGTFIADSLLPYLSIHGSSLLYIIMIATGIVLVTGISLFTMIDFVGEVAINIFNMVKSGVSRVVGHYSSVAPSKSANQEKQPPKQDKATANPVVASAQVETVDKRADKNKAQKSLAEQTAQPTITTGVNEDTNAQFAQANVEPEHAATENYDNTIEAEQDLAAKLFGQSNNANAERVSEKDKAPFIGDDNTTKIPQVSDDGFIDIDELIDEPSIGNLDDSLTEEALDVALAPVTKVDVADDDTFVEPNVIEQAIAAKREKLPSELLADKYDGMPTIDLLDRVDKAQNPITQEELDQVSRLVEAKLLDYAVEAKVTDVYPGPVITRFELDLAPGVKVSKITNLSKDLARALSAASVRVVEVIPGKSVIGLEIPNKHREMVRLSEIISCDDFNNAKSSLAMVIGKDIAGDPVVADLAKMPHILVAGTTGSGKSVVVNVMIVSMLYKSTPEDVRFIMIDPKMLELSIYEGIPHLLSEVVTDMKDAANALRWCVGEMERRYKLMSALGVRNLKGYNQKIKQAIEAGEPLVDPLWQPTDGFDQTPPVLEKLPSIVVVVDEFADMIMIVGKKVEELIARIAQKARAAGIHLILATQRPSVDVITGLIKANIPTRMALTVQSRVDSRTILDQQGAEQLLGHGDMLYLPQGTSVPVRAQGAFIDDHEVHAVVNDWKSRGEPNYIEDILSGEGGEDTLLPGEVAESDDAETDPLFDEVVAFVTESRRVSISSVQRKFRIGYNRSARIVEDMEAAGVVSSPSHNGQREVLAPPPVKM; encoded by the coding sequence ATGGGCCAAACCTTGAGCGCTAAAGAGTCTTCTAAACTATCCGGTAGTCAACGCTTATTAGAAGCGGGATTGATTTTTACTACCGTGTTCTCCTTGTATTTGATCGTAGCTTTATTTTCATTTGATCCGTCCGACCCTGGTTGGTCACAAACGGCATATCATGCCACAGTGCAAAATAAAGGTGGCACAATCGGTGCCTATTTATCGGATATATTGCTATTTACTTTTGGTGCCATCGCCTATGTTTTGCCATTTGCACTTGCCGTTGGTGGCTGGCTTTTGTTTCAACGCATTCACGTGTTACTTAAAGTAGACTTTTTTACATTAGCACTTAAGTTGCTTGGTGTAATCATGTTGCTCGTTGCCATGACAGCAAGTTTTGCCATGAATGTTGACGATTTTCATGGCTTTTCCTCCGGTGGTTTAGTCGGTACCTTTATCGCCGACAGCTTATTGCCTTATTTAAGCATTCACGGTAGCTCATTGTTATACATCATTATGATCGCCACAGGTATTGTGTTAGTTACCGGTATATCTTTATTTACCATGATTGACTTTGTTGGCGAGGTAGCCATTAACATATTTAATATGGTTAAGTCGGGGGTTAGTCGGGTTGTTGGCCATTACAGCAGCGTTGCGCCAAGCAAGTCAGCGAATCAAGAGAAGCAACCGCCAAAACAAGACAAGGCGACCGCCAACCCAGTTGTTGCCAGTGCCCAGGTTGAGACTGTCGATAAACGTGCCGATAAAAACAAAGCACAAAAAAGTTTGGCTGAGCAGACGGCACAACCGACAATAACAACAGGTGTTAACGAAGACACCAACGCTCAATTCGCGCAAGCTAATGTAGAGCCTGAACACGCAGCCACTGAAAATTATGATAACACCATAGAGGCTGAGCAAGATTTAGCAGCCAAACTCTTTGGTCAATCAAATAATGCAAATGCTGAACGTGTTAGCGAAAAAGATAAAGCACCATTTATTGGTGATGATAACACGACAAAAATCCCTCAAGTCAGTGACGACGGCTTTATTGATATCGATGAATTGATTGATGAACCATCGATTGGCAATCTAGACGATAGCTTAACAGAAGAGGCATTAGATGTTGCTCTGGCTCCTGTGACCAAGGTAGATGTTGCTGATGACGATACATTCGTGGAGCCTAATGTTATTGAGCAGGCGATTGCCGCTAAACGCGAAAAATTACCATCGGAGCTATTAGCCGATAAATACGATGGTATGCCAACCATTGATTTATTGGATCGAGTAGACAAGGCTCAAAACCCAATTACCCAAGAAGAGCTCGACCAAGTCAGCCGCTTGGTTGAGGCTAAGTTGCTTGACTATGCTGTTGAAGCCAAGGTGACGGACGTATATCCAGGCCCTGTTATTACCCGTTTTGAGCTTGATTTAGCGCCAGGAGTAAAGGTGAGTAAAATCACCAACTTGTCGAAAGACTTAGCACGCGCATTATCTGCTGCAAGTGTTCGCGTCGTAGAAGTAATTCCTGGAAAATCGGTTATTGGCTTAGAAATACCGAATAAACATCGTGAAATGGTACGTTTGTCGGAAATCATTTCATGTGATGATTTTAATAATGCTAAATCGTCACTGGCGATGGTGATAGGTAAAGATATTGCGGGTGATCCGGTTGTCGCAGACTTGGCAAAAATGCCGCATATCTTAGTTGCCGGTACCACGGGATCGGGTAAATCGGTCGTGGTTAACGTGATGATTGTGTCGATGCTATACAAATCGACACCTGAAGACGTGCGCTTTATCATGATTGACCCGAAAATGCTTGAGCTATCAATCTATGAAGGAATACCGCACTTATTATCGGAAGTCGTAACCGATATGAAAGATGCGGCAAACGCTTTGCGTTGGTGTGTGGGTGAAATGGAACGTCGTTATAAACTAATGTCTGCATTAGGCGTTCGTAATTTAAAAGGCTACAACCAAAAAATTAAACAAGCGATTGAAGCTGGTGAACCGCTAGTTGACCCATTATGGCAACCGACTGATGGTTTTGATCAAACCCCGCCTGTATTGGAAAAACTGCCTTCTATCGTAGTTGTGGTCGATGAGTTCGCTGACATGATCATGATTGTTGGTAAAAAAGTGGAAGAGCTTATCGCGCGTATTGCACAAAAGGCACGTGCAGCGGGTATTCACCTTATTTTGGCAACACAACGCCCGTCGGTTGATGTTATTACGGGTTTGATCAAAGCAAACATTCCAACTCGTATGGCGCTTACCGTGCAGTCACGAGTTGATTCACGTACTATTTTGGATCAACAAGGCGCTGAACAATTACTAGGTCATGGTGACATGTTGTACTTGCCACAAGGCACTAGCGTACCTGTACGTGCTCAAGGTGCGTTCATTGACGATCACGAAGTACACGCCGTGGTTAACGATTGGAAATCACGTGGGGAACCAAATTATATTGAAGACATCTTATCAGGAGAGGGTGGAGAAGATACGCTGTTACCTGGTGAGGTTGCCGAAAGCGATGATGCAGAAACCGATCCTTTATTTGATGAAGTCGTGGCGTTTGTTACTGAATCACGTCGCGTATCGATATCTAGCGTTCAACGTAAATTCCGCATTGGTTACAATCGCTCTGCCCGTATCGTTGAAGATATGGAAGCAGCAGGCGTTGTAAGTTCTCCTTCTCACAATGGGCAACGCGAAGTCCTTGCACCACCACCGGTTAAAATGTAG
- the crcB gene encoding fluoride efflux transporter CrcB has translation MTSLKLYLFVAIGGALGACLRFFMSHMALIWLGKGFPFATLIVNITGSLIMGVLYGLIEQGVIDVVVYRTMLGIGFLGAFTTFSTFSLDTVLLIQQGDLIKAMANVILNVLLCIGAAALGLILVTNK, from the coding sequence ATGACTAGTCTAAAATTGTATTTATTCGTCGCCATTGGCGGTGCATTAGGTGCCTGTTTACGGTTTTTTATGTCCCATATGGCATTAATTTGGTTAGGAAAGGGATTCCCTTTTGCCACCTTGATCGTTAATATAACGGGCTCGCTCATTATGGGTGTTTTATACGGATTAATCGAACAAGGTGTAATTGACGTTGTAGTCTATCGTACTATGCTTGGTATTGGCTTTTTAGGCGCATTTACGACCTTTTCAACGTTTTCATTAGATACCGTGCTGTTAATTCAGCAGGGGGATTTAATTAAAGCGATGGCAAATGTAATACTCAATGTTCTGTTGTGCATCGGCGCAGCGGCTTTGGGTCTTATACTGGTAACTAACAAATAA
- the ald gene encoding alanine dehydrogenase yields the protein MIIGVPKEIKNHEYRVGMVPASVRELINHGHDVYVETNAGAGIGFTDADYVEAGASILDTAAEVFAKAEMIVKVKEPQAVERAMLREGQILFTYLHLAPDLPQTEDLIKSKAICIAYETVTDANGGLPLLAPMSEVAGRMSIQAGAQALEKSNAGRGMLLGGVPGVEPAKVVVIGGGMVGNNAAQMAVGMGADVVVLDRNINVLRRLDAQFGNRIKAVYSTADALEKHVLEADLVIGGVLIPGAAAPKLVTAEHIKNMKPGSAIVDVAIDQGGCIETSKPTTHAEPTFIVDDVVHYCVANMPGAVPRTSTFALNNATLPYIIKLANLGYKDALLADEHLLNGLNVINGQVTVKEVAENLGFDYVEPKQALA from the coding sequence ATGATTATTGGTGTACCAAAAGAGATTAAAAACCACGAATACCGCGTAGGTATGGTACCTGCTAGCGTTCGTGAATTGATCAACCATGGTCACGACGTGTACGTTGAAACTAATGCTGGCGCTGGCATTGGCTTTACCGATGCTGATTACGTTGAAGCCGGTGCATCTATTTTAGATACTGCTGCTGAAGTATTTGCTAAAGCAGAAATGATCGTAAAAGTTAAAGAGCCACAAGCTGTTGAACGTGCGATGCTACGTGAAGGTCAAATTCTATTCACCTACTTACACTTAGCACCTGATTTACCACAAACAGAAGATTTGATTAAGTCGAAAGCAATTTGTATTGCCTATGAAACAGTGACCGATGCGAACGGTGGTTTACCACTATTAGCACCTATGTCAGAAGTTGCTGGTCGCATGTCAATCCAAGCTGGTGCACAAGCTCTTGAAAAATCTAACGCCGGTCGCGGTATGCTACTAGGTGGCGTTCCGGGTGTAGAGCCAGCCAAAGTGGTTGTTATCGGTGGCGGTATGGTTGGTAACAACGCGGCACAAATGGCTGTTGGTATGGGCGCTGACGTTGTTGTGCTTGACCGTAACATCAATGTATTACGTCGTCTTGACGCACAATTTGGTAATCGTATCAAAGCGGTATACTCAACCGCTGATGCATTAGAGAAGCACGTACTGGAAGCAGACCTTGTTATCGGTGGCGTATTGATCCCAGGTGCAGCAGCTCCAAAACTTGTAACCGCTGAACACATTAAAAACATGAAACCTGGTTCGGCGATTGTTGATGTTGCAATTGACCAAGGTGGTTGTATTGAAACGTCTAAGCCAACAACGCACGCAGAACCAACCTTCATCGTAGATGACGTTGTTCACTACTGTGTAGCTAACATGCCTGGTGCTGTACCTCGTACATCGACGTTTGCATTAAACAATGCGACCCTACCGTACATCATCAAGTTAGCAAACTTAGGTTACAAAGATGCCCTATTAGCAGACGAGCACCTACTTAACGGCTTGAATGTAATTAATGGTCAAGTAACTGTAAAAGAAGTTGCAGAAAACCTTGGTTTTGACTACGTAGAACCAAAACAAGCTCTAGCGTAA
- a CDS encoding replication-associated recombination protein A produces MASLDLDFHHQNQFIPLAARLRPTSLEQYIGQQHLLAPGKPLRLAIEQGLCHSLIFWGPPGTGKTTLAELIARYADAEIQRISAVTSGVKEIRSAIEQAKLVAQAQNRRTILFVDEVHRFNKSQQDAFLPFIEDGTITFIGATTENPSFELNQALLSRARVYLLKTHSEQELEQVLERALTDKVDGLGELEISFDDKARLTLMGLANGDARRLLNLLENCVDIAEHEGNKVHISLDIINMVAGEKQALYDKGGDHFYDLISAFHKSVRGSDPDAALYWYCRILEGGGDPLYVARRLLAIASEDVGNADPRALQLAVNAFDTYHRVGPAEGERAIAQATVYLALAPKSNAVYTAFKAARQLARDTGHLTVPLHLRNATSKLTKSLGHGQEYRYAHDEHGAYAAGENYFPEDIADAAFYHPNERGMEIKLKEKLEYLHSLDLMAKRRRYD; encoded by the coding sequence ATGGCTTCTCTTGATTTAGACTTTCACCACCAAAATCAGTTTATTCCGTTGGCTGCTCGATTACGGCCAACATCGCTCGAGCAATATATTGGCCAACAGCATTTGCTTGCGCCGGGTAAACCACTGCGCTTAGCCATTGAGCAGGGTTTATGTCATTCACTGATTTTTTGGGGACCACCTGGTACGGGTAAAACCACCTTAGCAGAGCTGATTGCCCGTTATGCCGATGCTGAAATTCAGCGTATTTCCGCGGTTACCTCTGGGGTGAAAGAGATCCGCAGCGCCATAGAGCAAGCAAAACTGGTTGCCCAAGCTCAAAATCGACGCACCATTTTGTTTGTTGATGAGGTGCATCGCTTTAACAAATCGCAACAAGACGCATTTTTACCGTTTATCGAAGATGGCACCATTACCTTTATTGGTGCCACAACAGAGAACCCGTCGTTTGAGCTGAATCAAGCGTTGTTGTCGCGTGCTCGTGTTTATTTACTGAAAACTCACAGTGAGCAAGAGCTTGAACAAGTTCTTGAACGTGCGTTAACCGATAAGGTTGATGGCTTGGGCGAGTTAGAGATCAGTTTTGATGACAAGGCGCGATTAACGTTAATGGGACTTGCTAATGGTGATGCGAGGCGTTTGCTTAACTTACTTGAAAATTGCGTTGATATTGCTGAGCATGAAGGCAACAAGGTTCATATCAGCCTTGATATCATCAATATGGTCGCCGGCGAAAAGCAAGCGTTGTACGATAAGGGCGGTGATCATTTCTACGACTTGATCAGCGCGTTTCATAAATCGGTGCGTGGCTCAGATCCCGATGCGGCGTTATATTGGTATTGCCGAATTTTAGAAGGTGGTGGCGATCCCCTCTACGTTGCAAGACGATTATTAGCGATTGCGAGTGAAGATGTTGGCAATGCTGATCCGCGCGCTTTGCAATTGGCCGTTAACGCCTTTGATACCTATCACCGAGTCGGTCCGGCTGAAGGTGAGCGGGCGATTGCCCAAGCCACCGTTTACTTAGCCCTCGCACCAAAAAGTAATGCAGTTTATACCGCCTTTAAAGCGGCTCGCCAATTGGCAAGAGATACCGGGCACTTAACGGTGCCGTTGCATTTGCGTAATGCCACATCAAAACTCACAAAAAGCCTGGGGCATGGCCAAGAGTATCGCTACGCTCACGATGAACATGGCGCTTATGCCGCCGGTGAGAACTATTTTCCTGAAGACATTGCAGACGCTGCGTTTTACCATCCCAATGAACGGGGCATGGAAATTAAACTCAAAGAAAAGTTGGAGTACCTGCACAGCCTCGATTTGATGGCAAAAAGGCGACGCTATGACTAG
- the lrp gene encoding leucine-responsive transcriptional regulator Lrp codes for MNRKLDRIDKNILKELQKNGRLSNVELSKRVGLSPTPCLERVKKLENDGVITGYSANLNPKYLDAALLVFVEIKLTRTSPDVFDDFAKAVMRFDEIQECHLVSGNFDFLLKTRVSDMIAYRDLLGDTLLKLPSVAESRTYVVMQEVKTDNKLPIQFV; via the coding sequence ATGAACAGAAAGCTTGATCGTATCGATAAAAACATTTTAAAAGAGTTACAAAAAAACGGTCGGTTATCTAATGTTGAGTTATCTAAGAGGGTAGGGCTAAGTCCTACGCCGTGTTTAGAGCGAGTTAAGAAATTGGAAAACGATGGGGTGATCACTGGCTACAGTGCTAATTTAAATCCTAAGTACCTAGATGCCGCGTTATTAGTCTTTGTCGAAATCAAACTAACGCGTACATCGCCAGATGTTTTTGATGACTTTGCGAAAGCGGTGATGCGTTTCGACGAAATTCAAGAGTGTCACTTAGTATCCGGTAACTTTGATTTTTTATTAAAGACTCGTGTATCCGATATGATAGCCTACCGAGATCTGCTAGGTGATACCTTATTGAAACTACCGTCTGTTGCCGAAAGTCGCACTTATGTGGTGATGCAAGAGGTTAAAACTGATAATAAATTACCCATTCAGTTTGTTTAA
- a CDS encoding helix-turn-helix domain-containing protein → MYFIHLYTLQLLYLLCSKFNKVKRKHIMILAEKIIRLRKQLGWSQEELAEKVSVSRQSISKWESANSIPELNKIIALAKIFNVSTDFLLLDENEVFQNNRTDTASETPVINLDQANVYVESKLAVSALVTKGVILCLCSVIPLLFLLAMAQNQRINISTTTAAAFGIVGLLVMVSIAVSYFIKANNFKAKTAIVDDKSFDLAYGVHSVFSEKLSKFQSIYNKKLSIGVGLFILSPLALIFSAIFNQGTDILILMLIVLKLCIAAGLVLVIPVSARSTAYQNILADIKLKHETAERDKRIESFATFYWPLLTAIFLGWSLWTMDWGTTWILWPVGAVLYIALVGLMDLLTKDSVEY, encoded by the coding sequence ATGTATTTCATTCATTTATATACTTTGCAACTGCTCTATCTTTTATGCTCAAAGTTCAATAAAGTGAAAAGGAAACATATTATGATCTTGGCAGAAAAAATCATCCGGTTAAGGAAGCAGTTGGGTTGGTCGCAAGAAGAACTAGCAGAAAAAGTGAGTGTATCTCGTCAGTCAATTTCAAAATGGGAAAGTGCTAACAGCATTCCTGAACTTAATAAAATTATCGCACTTGCAAAAATTTTCAATGTATCAACAGACTTTCTCTTACTTGATGAAAACGAGGTGTTCCAAAACAATAGGACTGATACCGCATCAGAGACACCCGTTATTAACTTAGACCAAGCAAACGTCTATGTCGAAAGCAAATTGGCGGTATCTGCTTTAGTCACTAAAGGGGTTATTTTGTGTTTGTGTAGTGTGATCCCGTTATTATTTTTGTTGGCGATGGCGCAAAATCAACGCATAAATATCAGTACAACTACGGCGGCAGCGTTTGGCATTGTTGGCCTTTTGGTTATGGTCTCTATTGCCGTTAGCTACTTTATTAAAGCCAATAATTTTAAAGCTAAGACAGCGATTGTAGATGATAAATCGTTTGACTTGGCTTATGGCGTTCACAGTGTGTTCAGTGAAAAACTAAGCAAATTCCAATCAATTTACAACAAAAAACTCTCTATTGGTGTCGGTCTATTCATTCTCAGCCCATTGGCCTTAATATTTTCAGCCATATTTAATCAAGGAACAGATATTCTCATTTTAATGCTGATTGTCTTAAAGCTCTGCATTGCTGCCGGTTTGGTACTGGTGATACCAGTGTCAGCGAGATCAACAGCGTATCAAAATATTTTGGCAGATATAAAGCTAAAACATGAAACGGCCGAGCGCGATAAGAGAATAGAAAGCTTTGCGACATTTTACTGGCCTTTACTTACGGCAATATTTTTAGGCTGGAGTTTGTGGACAATGGATTGGGGCACCACTTGGATTTTGTGGCCTGTGGGAGCGGTTCTTTATATTGCCCTGGTTGG
- the trxB gene encoding thioredoxin-disulfide reductase, with translation MSDVRHCPLLILGSGPAGYTAAVYAARANLKPVLITGMQQGGQLTTTTEVENWPGDASDLTGPDLMVRMQQHAEKFDTEIVFDHIDDVDFSKKPYTLKGSVGTYTCDALIICTGASAQYLGLESETAFMGKGISACATCDGFFYRNQKVAVVGGGNTAVEEALYLANIASEVHLIHRRDTFRSEKILTKRLMDKVENGNIILHLDRTLDEVLGDESGVTGLRLQDTKSDATEEIDVAGCFIAIGHKPNTDIFQGQLEMKDGYLTINSGTNGNATQTSKEGIFAAGDVADHIYRQAITSAGSGCMAALDAERYLDALASEK, from the coding sequence ATGAGTGATGTAAGACATTGCCCTCTTTTGATTCTTGGTTCTGGTCCTGCTGGTTACACAGCAGCGGTTTATGCAGCACGCGCAAACTTGAAACCAGTACTGATCACCGGTATGCAACAAGGTGGTCAATTGACCACAACAACAGAAGTTGAAAACTGGCCGGGCGATGCGTCTGACTTAACAGGCCCAGACTTAATGGTTCGCATGCAACAACACGCTGAGAAGTTTGATACTGAAATCGTATTTGATCACATTGATGACGTCGATTTTTCGAAAAAACCATACACGCTTAAGGGCAGTGTTGGTACCTATACGTGTGATGCGCTTATCATCTGTACCGGTGCGTCGGCACAATATCTCGGTTTAGAGTCAGAGACTGCATTCATGGGTAAAGGTATCTCGGCCTGTGCAACGTGTGATGGTTTCTTCTACCGCAACCAAAAAGTTGCTGTAGTTGGTGGTGGTAACACGGCAGTAGAAGAAGCTTTATACTTAGCGAACATCGCCTCTGAAGTTCACTTAATTCACCGTCGTGATACGTTCCGCAGTGAAAAGATCTTAACCAAGCGTTTAATGGATAAAGTAGAAAATGGTAACATTATTCTGCACTTAGACCGTACACTTGATGAAGTATTGGGTGACGAGTCAGGCGTAACAGGTTTACGTTTACAAGACACCAAGTCTGACGCAACCGAAGAAATCGATGTAGCAGGCTGTTTCATTGCCATCGGTCATAAGCCAAATACTGACATCTTCCAAGGTCAGCTAGAAATGAAAGATGGCTACCTAACCATTAACAGTGGCACCAATGGTAATGCGACGCAAACCAGCAAAGAAGGTATTTTCGCCGCTGGTGACGTAGCAGATCATATCTACCGCCAAGCGATCACCTCTGCAGGCTCAGGCTGTATGGCAGCGCTTGACGCCGAACGCTACTTAGACGCGTTAGCTAGCGAAAAGTAA
- the serS gene encoding serine--tRNA ligase, with protein sequence MLDSKLLRSDIDAVATKLASRGFELDVATFNALEEERKELQVRTENLQNERNVRSKSIGQAKARGEDIKPLLDEVSQLGAKLDLAKEELATLLAKIDTIVSSVPNLPADSVPAGANEDDNVEVTRWGTPREFDFDVKDHVDIATALDKGLDFESGAKLSGTRFVVMKGQMARLNRAIGQFMLDLHTDQHGYTEANVPLLVNHESLYGTGQLPKFGEDLFHTDLGSKKFSLIPTAEVPLTNLVRDEIIEEHELPIKLTALSSCFRSEAGSSGRDIRGLIRQHQFDKVELVQLVHPEKSFDALEELTSHAEKVLQLLELPYRKVTLCTGDMGFSATKTYDLEVWLPAQNTYREISSCSNMGDFQARRMQARFRAKDAKKPELLHTLNGSGLAVGRTLVAILENYQQADGRVEIPKVLQPYMGGLTHIG encoded by the coding sequence ATGCTAGATTCAAAATTACTAAGAAGTGACATCGACGCGGTTGCTACCAAGTTGGCAAGCCGTGGGTTTGAATTGGATGTTGCTACATTCAATGCCTTAGAAGAAGAACGCAAGGAATTGCAAGTACGCACCGAAAACTTACAAAATGAGCGTAATGTACGTTCCAAGTCTATTGGTCAAGCCAAAGCCCGTGGTGAAGACATCAAGCCTTTGCTAGATGAAGTAAGTCAACTTGGCGCTAAGCTAGACTTAGCCAAAGAAGAATTAGCAACATTGTTAGCTAAAATAGATACCATCGTTTCGTCAGTACCAAATTTACCTGCAGATTCAGTACCTGCAGGCGCTAATGAAGACGATAATGTGGAAGTAACCCGTTGGGGCACGCCACGTGAGTTTGATTTTGACGTAAAAGACCACGTTGACATCGCCACAGCGCTTGATAAAGGCTTAGATTTTGAAAGCGGTGCAAAATTAAGTGGTACTCGCTTTGTGGTAATGAAAGGTCAAATGGCGCGTTTAAACCGTGCGATTGGTCAGTTTATGTTAGACCTTCACACCGATCAACACGGTTACACCGAAGCAAATGTTCCGTTATTGGTTAACCACGAGTCGTTATATGGTACCGGTCAATTACCAAAGTTTGGTGAAGATTTGTTCCACACCGATCTCGGCAGCAAAAAGTTCTCGTTAATTCCAACGGCAGAAGTACCACTAACCAACTTGGTGCGCGATGAAATCATCGAAGAACACGAGTTGCCAATTAAACTCACTGCATTATCTTCATGTTTCCGTTCAGAAGCGGGCTCATCAGGTCGTGATATTCGCGGGTTAATTCGCCAACATCAGTTTGATAAAGTTGAACTAGTTCAATTAGTGCATCCAGAAAAATCATTTGATGCATTAGAAGAGTTAACATCGCATGCTGAAAAAGTATTGCAATTATTAGAGCTACCGTACCGTAAAGTGACGCTATGTACTGGTGATATGGGCTTTAGTGCAACCAAAACCTACGATCTTGAAGTATGGTTACCAGCACAGAACACGTACCGTGAAATTTCATCATGTTCAAACATGGGTGACTTCCAAGCGCGTCGTATGCAAGCACGTTTCCGCGCCAAAGATGCGAAAAAACCAGAGCTATTGCACACCTTAAATGGCTCAGGCTTAGCAGTAGGTCGTACCTTGGTCGCCATTTTAGAGAACTACCAACAAGCAGACGGTCGTGTTGAGATCCCTAAGGTATTGCAACCTTACATGGGTGGCTTAACCCACATCGGTTAA
- a CDS encoding GNAT family N-acetyltransferase: protein MTIRIRHENSNDIEAIHDVTTSAFLHAPHTGHTEQFIVKALRQSGALTISLVAEEVPSGEIIGHVALSPVTITDGTSDWYGLGPISVHPDHQHQGIGSQLMNTAIEEVKKIAGKGCVLLGDPNYYQRFGFLPKAGLVLADVPSEYFQALLLKGDIPQGEVFYHEAFSATGE, encoded by the coding sequence ATGACAATTCGTATTCGCCATGAGAATAGTAATGATATTGAGGCTATTCATGATGTGACGACTTCCGCATTTTTACATGCACCGCATACTGGCCATACCGAACAATTTATCGTTAAGGCTCTTCGACAATCTGGTGCGTTAACAATTTCTCTCGTTGCCGAAGAGGTGCCGAGCGGTGAGATTATCGGCCACGTCGCACTGTCACCGGTAACCATCACCGATGGCACAAGTGATTGGTATGGGCTAGGGCCAATATCTGTCCACCCGGATCATCAGCACCAAGGTATCGGATCGCAATTGATGAATACCGCTATAGAAGAAGTGAAGAAGATTGCTGGCAAAGGCTGCGTATTACTTGGCGATCCAAACTACTACCAACGATTCGGCTTTTTACCAAAAGCAGGCTTAGTGCTTGCTGATGTGCCGAGTGAGTACTTTCAAGCATTATTACTAAAAGGCGATATACCACAAGGTGAAGTGTTTTATCATGAGGCGTTTTCAGCGACGGGTGAGTAA